A region of the Stieleria neptunia genome:
CAAACGGATCCGCCGTCTGAGACCACGCGATCGAACTTGAGAAAACAAACAACAACGCCGCCAACGTCGCCGGAAGAACACGCATCAAAACACCTTTTAAAACGAGAAGGGAGCCAGAAGGGGCGGGGAATCCCCAGAGGGAATCCTCCCACGACGTCAACTCAGATGCAAGGAAAAACTTTGTCGGCCGGTTGTCGTCGGCTTGATGGACGAATGTTGTTGACACGCTCTTCTGTCAGGCCAAAGCTGGCTATCATAAGGCGAGGCGATTCCAAAGCATTTGCGAGGCGTCTGTTTCGATGGGTGGGGGCGGCATCTGACAGCTTGGATTGCCCGGTCATCGCAAGCTGGAAGCTTGCGCCACCTTGATACCCACCCCCTCGCGATTCAGCCTCGAGTCAAACGCCCGTGACCCCCGACGTCCTGCTACGAGCCGAAAACCTGACGCGGCACATCGCCGGCAAAACGTTGCTCGATGACATCACGTTGGATCTGGTTGCCGGGGCGCGTCTCGGGCTGGTCGGCCCGACCGGCAGCGGAAAGTCGTTGTTGCTGCGAAGTTTGGCGTTGTTGGAACCGGTCGACTCGGGCAATCTGCTTTGGCAGCGGGCAGCGGTGACGAACGATCAGGCGACGATCTATCGCAGCCAGGTCATCTACGTGCACCAACGCGCCGCTGCCTTCGAAGGAACGGTGGAAACCATCTTGCGTCAGCCGTTTCAGTTGAAATCCCATCGTGACCGTCGCTTTGATCGTGACTGGATCGTCGATCAATTGGCAACGGTCGCCCGCGACGCAGCGTTCCTGGACCAGCATCACGAGCAGCTCTCCGGCGGCGAATCGCAACTCGTCGCCTTGTTGCGCGCGATTCAATTGTCGCCCCGCGTGTTGTTGCTGGACGAACCCACCTCGGCGCTGGATCGGCAATCGGCGCGACACGTCGAATCGATCGTGATGCGTTGGTATGGCGACGCACCCGACCGGCGGGCCTACATTTGGGTCTCGCATGATCCCAGTCAGGCTGATCGCGTTTGCGATTCCTTGATCACCATGCACTCCGGCCAAATCCAAAGCCGTCAAACGACCACGTGACCCAAAACCTTTTATGTCGCCATACATCGAATTAACGAATTTCGAAGTCTGCTTGGCGGCGATCTTGATCGTCATCAACGGCATCGTCTCGATCGTGTTGCGGTTGCGACTGGAAAAGACCCTGGCGATCGCGAGTGTTCGCACCGTCGTGCAGCTTTCGCTGGTCGGATTCGTGTTGTCGTGGGTGTTTCGAGTGGACCGTTGGTACGTCGTTCTGGCGATCGCGTCGGTGATGACGCTGGTCGCCGGCTTTTCGGCCGCCGATCGCAGCAAACGCAAGTTTCCCGGAATCCGTTTGATCGCCATCACTTCGGTTTGGTCCTGTGCTTGGATCTTGACCGGTTACGTGCTGTTGTTCGTTTTTCAGGATTTGCCGAAGTGGTACGAACCACAATACGCGATCCCGCTGTTGGGCATGGTGCTGGGCAATACGCTCAACGGGATCTCGGTAGGGCTGAGCACGCTGACCGAAACACTCGTTCGTTCGCGCGGTCAAGTGGAAACATTGATCGCACTCGGTGCGACACGTTGGGAAGCGGCGGGGGAACCGATCCGCGAAGCAGTGCGGACGGGGATGATCCCGATCGTCAACTCGATGATGGTCGTCGGCGTGGTCAGCTTGCCGGGGATGATGACCGGCCAAGTGATTTCGGGAATGGATCCCGCCCAAGCGGTCCGCTACCAGATCGTGATCATGTTTCTGATCGCCGGCGCCACGGCCCTGGGCACCGTTTCGGTCGTGTTGCTGTCGGTCCGACGTCTGTTCGACGCGAACCATCGATTTAAATTTGAGATGATTCGGAAAGACGCGTCCTGACGGGCCCCACGAAGAAACCAAGCATCAAAGTGATGAAAGCATCTTGCTTGCCTCCCCGGAAGCGTCAGCTTCCGGCGGACACAGGGCTGGATTCACGAGTGGGAAGCTGACGCTTCCCGGGTCGCAAGCTGGAAGCTTACGCCACGGTCAGTCGCGATGGACATTTTCCCTGGCAAGTTTCCGTCGCTCATCGAGATACTTCTGGTTGGCCTGCTCGTACGATTCGGCGCGTGAGTACACCTGAAAGGACATGAACACGCCGAAGACGATGAACACGATTCCGAACAGGGGAAAGATGCTGAAGACACCCGGCGCGCCCATGCGCGATCCCGCGCCGGTGATCCCGGCCGCCATGATGGTCCAGAACAGACCAAACACGGCCACCATCACGCCGCCGGCGACCGCTCCCGTCTTGGTCGGCAAACTCTGACGGCCGTGCTTGCCGGTCACCATGTGGGACAGGCGTTCCTGCTGCCAACGGGAGTCCAACTCCTTGATCTCGCTGGAGGACTTGATTTCGGCGACGTCGCGGGCAATCCGATCGGTCGTCTCTTTTAGCTCGTCCAAGACCGTCGTCGAGTAGCTGTTGCCGACGTGCTCGATGGCCAGTTTTGCCTGACAAAATCCGCAGGTCGCGAAACGAGCCTTCGCGGGCACGTCCAGCGGGGCACCACAGTGATTGCAGTTGAGCGAGATGACTTTCATGGGCAGGATGGGTGGGAGAAAGTGGGATAGGCTTCCAGCCTGTCAAATCCGCAGTGACAGGATGGAAGCCTATCCCACTATTGAAGCACAGATCAGGCGTTCGCGGGGCGCGCCGAGTGTTATTTGCTGGTCGGGCGCACGAAGGTCTTTCCGCCTCCGGCGGCCCAGGTTTCTCGGCCGGCGACGTGCACCCGAATGGCGATCACTCCGCTGCGTTGCTCTGCCAAAGAAATCGAAAACGTCTTGGGGCGGCCCGCGGAAATCGGTTCCGCCACCCGGGCCAGCGTGATTTCATTCGGATCCGGTTTGGGGCGACCGGGGACCGCCTTGCGCGTTTCCCCCAAGGGATGATCGAGCATCACGACGCATTTGCCGTCGATCGGACTGGTCACGGTGACTTGAATCGGCGCGCCGGAATCGAAGCCCGTCGCCGTCTCGACTTCGACCACCGCGGGCGGATGAAGCTTCAGCAGCGGGTCGCCCAACAATCCGTACAGCGCCGCGTGCTCGCTGCGCT
Encoded here:
- a CDS encoding ABC transporter ATP-binding protein; its protein translation is MTPDVLLRAENLTRHIAGKTLLDDITLDLVAGARLGLVGPTGSGKSLLLRSLALLEPVDSGNLLWQRAAVTNDQATIYRSQVIYVHQRAAAFEGTVETILRQPFQLKSHRDRRFDRDWIVDQLATVARDAAFLDQHHEQLSGGESQLVALLRAIQLSPRVLLLDEPTSALDRQSARHVESIVMRWYGDAPDRRAYIWVSHDPSQADRVCDSLITMHSGQIQSRQTTT
- a CDS encoding ABC transporter permease, giving the protein MSPYIELTNFEVCLAAILIVINGIVSIVLRLRLEKTLAIASVRTVVQLSLVGFVLSWVFRVDRWYVVLAIASVMTLVAGFSAADRSKRKFPGIRLIAITSVWSCAWILTGYVLLFVFQDLPKWYEPQYAIPLLGMVLGNTLNGISVGLSTLTETLVRSRGQVETLIALGATRWEAAGEPIREAVRTGMIPIVNSMMVVGVVSLPGMMTGQVISGMDPAQAVRYQIVIMFLIAGATALGTVSVVLLSVRRLFDANHRFKFEMIRKDAS